Proteins encoded within one genomic window of Mya arenaria isolate MELC-2E11 chromosome 13, ASM2691426v1:
- the LOC128214020 gene encoding inositol hexakisphosphate kinase 1-like isoform X2, whose translation MLKSYVDIETAGTSYHEDARMPEYSNAQDNTVESEPVQLQPFIHQVGGHSCVLRFNETTLCKPLIARELVFYESLPAELKEFIPDFRGIVEVELQEDDDGQITLMGYPLHGDNSVSPLGRQRAGKRLQRSSPKPYERGTSPNSSGSETETSQSPELHSKNKHPRRSDNAYSVRLLRSGSIEVSTELDTLFNSPDHKSGQKSAGLNPWSLKCHKREVAKMRKYNEDSNLKKYILLENVAAKFRFPCILDLKMGTRQHGDDAPEAKKLSQTRKCESTTSSHVGLRLIGMQVYQRAKGHFLCQNKYYGRELSVAGFKESLELFLYDGEHLRLELLDPILNRLHNLKGIVEKQESFRFYSSSLLIMYGGQGNDNLDHCDNVNKQMGENSDQPHHDNGNQEGAELYCGASDDSCDSAVELKTDNEQVDVRMIDFAHSTHRGFQDDARHKGVDQGYLFGLKNLISIFTEIKQRYPGHAPENG comes from the exons ATGCTAAAAAG ttatgTGGATATAGAGACGGCCGGTACGTCATATCACGAGGACGCCAGAATGCCGGAGTACAGCAACGCACAAGACAACACTGTAGAATCAGAACCAGTCCAACTTCAGCCTTTTATTCATCAg GTTGGGGGACACAGTTGTGTTCTACGTTTCAACGAGACCACATTATGTAAACCCCTTATTGCAAGGGAACTCGTGTTCTACGAGTCCCTGCCAGCCGAACTCAAAGAATTCATCCCCGATTTTAGAG GCATTGTGGAGGTGGAGTTACAGGAAGATGACGATGGGCAGATAACCCTGATGGGCTATCCACTCCACGGGGATAATTCAGTGAGCCCGTTGGGTAGGCAGCGGGCAGGCAAGAGGCTCCAGAGGTCCTCACCCAAGCCGTATGAGCGGGGTACATCGCCTAACTCCAGCGGAAGTGAGACTGAGACCTCACAGAGCCCTGAGTTACACTCCAAGAATAAACACCCCAGACGCAGTGATAATGCATACAG TGTTCGCCTGTTACGTAGCGGGAGTATCGAGGTGAGCACGGAGTTGGACACGTTGTTCAACTCCCCGGACCACAAGTCTGGCCAGAAGTCCGCCGGCCTCAATCCGTGGAGCCTTAAGTGTCACAAACGAGAGGTGGCCAAGATGAGGAAATATAACGAGGACTCAAACTTGAAGA AGTACATCCTGTTGGAGAATGTAGCAGCCAAGTTCCGTTTCCCGTGCATCCTGGACCTGAAGATGGGCACGAGGCAGCATGGAGACGACGCTCCCGAGGCAAAGAAACTCAGCCAAACACGCAAATGTGAGAGCACTACGTCCAGTCATGTGGGCCTCAGACTTATTGGCATGCAG GTGTACCAGCGTGCTAAGGGGCATTTCCTTTGCCAAAACAAATACTATGGACGCGAACTGAGCGTGGCAGGATTTAAGGAGAGCTTAGAACTCTTCTTGTATGATGGTGAACATCTGAGACTGGAATTACTGGACCCTATATTAAATAGACTTCATAATCTGAAGGGAATTGTAGAAAAACAGGAATCATTCCGCTTTTACTCAAGTTCTCTGCTAATTATGTATGGTGGTCAGGGAAATGACAACTTGGACCATTGTGATAATGTTAACAAACAGATGGGTGAGAATAGTGACCAGCCCCACCATGACAACGGGAACCAGGAGGGAGCAGAACTGTACTGTGGGGCCTCAGACGATTCCTGCGACTCTGCAGTGGAGTTAAAGACAGATAATGAACAAGTGGATGTACGCATGATTGACTTTGCACACTCCACACATCGAGGATTCCAAGATGACGCTCGACACAAGGGGGTAGACCAGGGGTACCTCTTTGGACTGAAAAATCTCATCTCTATTTTCACAGAGATCAAACAGAGGTACCCTGGGCATGCGCCAGAAAATGGATGA
- the LOC128214020 gene encoding inositol hexakisphosphate kinase 1-like isoform X1 translates to MMRGLKSYVDIETAGTSYHEDARMPEYSNAQDNTVESEPVQLQPFIHQVGGHSCVLRFNETTLCKPLIARELVFYESLPAELKEFIPDFRGIVEVELQEDDDGQITLMGYPLHGDNSVSPLGRQRAGKRLQRSSPKPYERGTSPNSSGSETETSQSPELHSKNKHPRRSDNAYSVRLLRSGSIEVSTELDTLFNSPDHKSGQKSAGLNPWSLKCHKREVAKMRKYNEDSNLKKYILLENVAAKFRFPCILDLKMGTRQHGDDAPEAKKLSQTRKCESTTSSHVGLRLIGMQVYQRAKGHFLCQNKYYGRELSVAGFKESLELFLYDGEHLRLELLDPILNRLHNLKGIVEKQESFRFYSSSLLIMYGGQGNDNLDHCDNVNKQMGENSDQPHHDNGNQEGAELYCGASDDSCDSAVELKTDNEQVDVRMIDFAHSTHRGFQDDARHKGVDQGYLFGLKNLISIFTEIKQRYPGHAPENG, encoded by the exons ATGATGCGTGGGTTAAAAAG ttatgTGGATATAGAGACGGCCGGTACGTCATATCACGAGGACGCCAGAATGCCGGAGTACAGCAACGCACAAGACAACACTGTAGAATCAGAACCAGTCCAACTTCAGCCTTTTATTCATCAg GTTGGGGGACACAGTTGTGTTCTACGTTTCAACGAGACCACATTATGTAAACCCCTTATTGCAAGGGAACTCGTGTTCTACGAGTCCCTGCCAGCCGAACTCAAAGAATTCATCCCCGATTTTAGAG GCATTGTGGAGGTGGAGTTACAGGAAGATGACGATGGGCAGATAACCCTGATGGGCTATCCACTCCACGGGGATAATTCAGTGAGCCCGTTGGGTAGGCAGCGGGCAGGCAAGAGGCTCCAGAGGTCCTCACCCAAGCCGTATGAGCGGGGTACATCGCCTAACTCCAGCGGAAGTGAGACTGAGACCTCACAGAGCCCTGAGTTACACTCCAAGAATAAACACCCCAGACGCAGTGATAATGCATACAG TGTTCGCCTGTTACGTAGCGGGAGTATCGAGGTGAGCACGGAGTTGGACACGTTGTTCAACTCCCCGGACCACAAGTCTGGCCAGAAGTCCGCCGGCCTCAATCCGTGGAGCCTTAAGTGTCACAAACGAGAGGTGGCCAAGATGAGGAAATATAACGAGGACTCAAACTTGAAGA AGTACATCCTGTTGGAGAATGTAGCAGCCAAGTTCCGTTTCCCGTGCATCCTGGACCTGAAGATGGGCACGAGGCAGCATGGAGACGACGCTCCCGAGGCAAAGAAACTCAGCCAAACACGCAAATGTGAGAGCACTACGTCCAGTCATGTGGGCCTCAGACTTATTGGCATGCAG GTGTACCAGCGTGCTAAGGGGCATTTCCTTTGCCAAAACAAATACTATGGACGCGAACTGAGCGTGGCAGGATTTAAGGAGAGCTTAGAACTCTTCTTGTATGATGGTGAACATCTGAGACTGGAATTACTGGACCCTATATTAAATAGACTTCATAATCTGAAGGGAATTGTAGAAAAACAGGAATCATTCCGCTTTTACTCAAGTTCTCTGCTAATTATGTATGGTGGTCAGGGAAATGACAACTTGGACCATTGTGATAATGTTAACAAACAGATGGGTGAGAATAGTGACCAGCCCCACCATGACAACGGGAACCAGGAGGGAGCAGAACTGTACTGTGGGGCCTCAGACGATTCCTGCGACTCTGCAGTGGAGTTAAAGACAGATAATGAACAAGTGGATGTACGCATGATTGACTTTGCACACTCCACACATCGAGGATTCCAAGATGACGCTCGACACAAGGGGGTAGACCAGGGGTACCTCTTTGGACTGAAAAATCTCATCTCTATTTTCACAGAGATCAAACAGAGGTACCCTGGGCATGCGCCAGAAAATGGATGA
- the LOC128214020 gene encoding inositol hexakisphosphate kinase 1-like isoform X3: protein MPEYSNAQDNTVESEPVQLQPFIHQVGGHSCVLRFNETTLCKPLIARELVFYESLPAELKEFIPDFRGIVEVELQEDDDGQITLMGYPLHGDNSVSPLGRQRAGKRLQRSSPKPYERGTSPNSSGSETETSQSPELHSKNKHPRRSDNAYSVRLLRSGSIEVSTELDTLFNSPDHKSGQKSAGLNPWSLKCHKREVAKMRKYNEDSNLKKYILLENVAAKFRFPCILDLKMGTRQHGDDAPEAKKLSQTRKCESTTSSHVGLRLIGMQVYQRAKGHFLCQNKYYGRELSVAGFKESLELFLYDGEHLRLELLDPILNRLHNLKGIVEKQESFRFYSSSLLIMYGGQGNDNLDHCDNVNKQMGENSDQPHHDNGNQEGAELYCGASDDSCDSAVELKTDNEQVDVRMIDFAHSTHRGFQDDARHKGVDQGYLFGLKNLISIFTEIKQRYPGHAPENG from the exons ATGCCGGAGTACAGCAACGCACAAGACAACACTGTAGAATCAGAACCAGTCCAACTTCAGCCTTTTATTCATCAg GTTGGGGGACACAGTTGTGTTCTACGTTTCAACGAGACCACATTATGTAAACCCCTTATTGCAAGGGAACTCGTGTTCTACGAGTCCCTGCCAGCCGAACTCAAAGAATTCATCCCCGATTTTAGAG GCATTGTGGAGGTGGAGTTACAGGAAGATGACGATGGGCAGATAACCCTGATGGGCTATCCACTCCACGGGGATAATTCAGTGAGCCCGTTGGGTAGGCAGCGGGCAGGCAAGAGGCTCCAGAGGTCCTCACCCAAGCCGTATGAGCGGGGTACATCGCCTAACTCCAGCGGAAGTGAGACTGAGACCTCACAGAGCCCTGAGTTACACTCCAAGAATAAACACCCCAGACGCAGTGATAATGCATACAG TGTTCGCCTGTTACGTAGCGGGAGTATCGAGGTGAGCACGGAGTTGGACACGTTGTTCAACTCCCCGGACCACAAGTCTGGCCAGAAGTCCGCCGGCCTCAATCCGTGGAGCCTTAAGTGTCACAAACGAGAGGTGGCCAAGATGAGGAAATATAACGAGGACTCAAACTTGAAGA AGTACATCCTGTTGGAGAATGTAGCAGCCAAGTTCCGTTTCCCGTGCATCCTGGACCTGAAGATGGGCACGAGGCAGCATGGAGACGACGCTCCCGAGGCAAAGAAACTCAGCCAAACACGCAAATGTGAGAGCACTACGTCCAGTCATGTGGGCCTCAGACTTATTGGCATGCAG GTGTACCAGCGTGCTAAGGGGCATTTCCTTTGCCAAAACAAATACTATGGACGCGAACTGAGCGTGGCAGGATTTAAGGAGAGCTTAGAACTCTTCTTGTATGATGGTGAACATCTGAGACTGGAATTACTGGACCCTATATTAAATAGACTTCATAATCTGAAGGGAATTGTAGAAAAACAGGAATCATTCCGCTTTTACTCAAGTTCTCTGCTAATTATGTATGGTGGTCAGGGAAATGACAACTTGGACCATTGTGATAATGTTAACAAACAGATGGGTGAGAATAGTGACCAGCCCCACCATGACAACGGGAACCAGGAGGGAGCAGAACTGTACTGTGGGGCCTCAGACGATTCCTGCGACTCTGCAGTGGAGTTAAAGACAGATAATGAACAAGTGGATGTACGCATGATTGACTTTGCACACTCCACACATCGAGGATTCCAAGATGACGCTCGACACAAGGGGGTAGACCAGGGGTACCTCTTTGGACTGAAAAATCTCATCTCTATTTTCACAGAGATCAAACAGAGGTACCCTGGGCATGCGCCAGAAAATGGATGA